The genomic DNA CGGGGAGGTGATTGCCATCCAAGACTCGCACCTGGTAACCCGCCGCCCACGGCCCCTGCTTCTTCATGGGCCGCACCACGGGCAACAACCTCTCCGCGCTCCCTTGCACCAGGGCTCGCACCACCTGGGGCTCGGTGTGATTGACTTTGTCGTAGAGCGCCGCCAGCGAGACGGTCAAGTCCGGGTCGGACTGCGCCGCGGCGTGCAGCGACGGTCGCAGTCCCAGCGCCACCACTCCCATCAAATCCACTACCGAGGAGAAGAGCAACTCGCGCGTGTACTGCTGCTCTCGGTTCGCTTCGAATACCTCATCAATCCATTGCGAACTCAGGGCATGCTCAAGCGTGCGGCGCACCATCACCGTGACGGGACTGCGCTGCGTGAAACGCTCCATGATTGCCTTCAAGGCCACGTTTGTTCCTCCGCGATGGGGCGCGAGGAATTTGCCTCGACCGTCCGGCTCCCCGGACCCACTTCCGCCCAGGTGGGCTTTCACCCTCCCACCTGACCGCTAGGGTAGCACCCTCCACATGACCTTGAAAGTGGTGGTGGTTACAACCCATGGGAGAAGTCACCTTTACCTGGGGGCGGTCATGTCCAGCAGCGCCATCGTCTCGGACAACAACGAAGCGGTGCTCGTCCAGAAATGGGAGCAGGAGTGGCGCCGCGTGCGGGAGTGGGTGGAGCCCCACTTCGCACGTCCGGAGACACGTGCCTCGGCGGAGGCCCTGTTGCAGGGGTTGCTGGCCCGAGTCGAGCGTAAGAATGCCTGGGGCTTGAGCGAGGAGGTGGGCAGGGCGACGCCCTACGCCTTTCAACATCTGCTCAACGGGGCGCACTGGGACGAGGACGCGCTGCGGGATGACGTGTTGACGTATGCCCGCGAGCGACTGGGCGAGGGGGGCGTCTTGTCCATGGATGAGACAGGCTTCTTGAAGAAGGGGGACAAGTCCGCGGGAGTGGCCCGGCAGTATAGTGGCACGGCGGGCCGCATTGAGAATTGCCAGATAGGCGTCTTCCTGGCCTACGTCACCGAGAAGGGACACTGCCTGGTGGACCGCGAACTGTACCTGCCCGAGCACTGGCTGGAGGACCCGGACCGATGTCGTCAGGCGGGAATTCCACGGCGGGTGCGATTCCAGACGAAACCCGAGCTAGCGCGAGCCATGCTCCAGCGGGCCTTCGACGCGGGACTCCGTCCCGAGTGGACGGTGGGAGATGAGGTGTATGGCCGGGATGGAGAGTTGCGACGGTTTTTGGAGAGCCAGTCGCAACGGTATGTCCTGGCGGTGGCTTCCAATACCTACGCCTGGCGCGGGGTGGAGCAGGTGACGGCGGGACAAGTCTTGAAAGAGGTGAAGAGGCGAGAATGGACGAGGCTGTCGGCGGGGGCGGGAGCCAAGGGACCGCGTGGGTATGATTGGGCGCGAGTCCGAGTCAATTCGCATGAGGGGACCCAGGCGCGGTGGTTTCTCTTCCGTCGAAGCGTGTCGGATGAGAGCGAGGTGAGCTTTTATCTGGTGCATGCACCGGCCACGACGTCACTGGCCGCCATGGTGGAAGCGGCCGGCAAGCGCTGGCCGGTGGAGGAATGTTTCGAGTCGGCCAAGGGAGAGGTGGGACTGGACGACTATGAGGTGAGGAAATGGCGAGGGTGGTACCGCCACATGACGTTGTGCCTGGTCGCACATGCATTCCTGGCGGCCGCGCGAGTCATGGCCAACGAATCCGAGGAGGAGCAACCCGTCCCAAAACGCCTGGGCCCGCCGCATCGAAGCAGTCGCATGGGAGCGTTTCGACGGCGGCGAGGCCTGTCCTCATCCGCTTCAGTGTTCAGGAAGTGAGACGTCTGATGTGGAAACTCGCGCGTTGGGTGGTGCGGCCCGCGCTGGACTTCATCCTGCGCTGGAGCCGCTGGCGGCGCCACCATCAAGCCGTCGCCAAACTCTGCCACTACCGCCGCAGAGCGCCCAATATCCACGTCCAACTGTAGTACTAGGAGGAAAATGTTTAGTTCATAAGCCTTCGACGTCCGTTGGCTTTTTCCTGTGATCGTTAGAGCGGCATCGTTCTCGTCAAATTTGATGTTCACGCCAGGAAGTCGGCTTGGGTAGTCAGCATGCCGATTCAATCCGTCGAAGGCAGCGAGGCTGACTCTCGAATTGTTTTCATCAAATGAGAACTCCACTTCGTAATCTGATTTTTCAGTTGTTGCTCTAATTCCCTTGCCCTCAGAATACGAGACGCGACACAGCCAAGTACTGAGCCTGTCAGGGATTCGCCCTCCCTCCTAAAGAGATTTCATTGCTTCGTTCAATGCATAGAGGTTGTCTGAGAAACTCACGAGGCTCTCATTT from Melittangium boletus DSM 14713 includes the following:
- a CDS encoding IS701 family transposase, whose protein sequence is MSSSAIVSDNNEAVLVQKWEQEWRRVREWVEPHFARPETRASAEALLQGLLARVERKNAWGLSEEVGRATPYAFQHLLNGAHWDEDALRDDVLTYARERLGEGGVLSMDETGFLKKGDKSAGVARQYSGTAGRIENCQIGVFLAYVTEKGHCLVDRELYLPEHWLEDPDRCRQAGIPRRVRFQTKPELARAMLQRAFDAGLRPEWTVGDEVYGRDGELRRFLESQSQRYVLAVASNTYAWRGVEQVTAGQVLKEVKRREWTRLSAGAGAKGPRGYDWARVRVNSHEGTQARWFLFRRSVSDESEVSFYLVHAPATTSLAAMVEAAGKRWPVEECFESAKGEVGLDDYEVRKWRGWYRHMTLCLVAHAFLAAARVMANESEEEQPVPKRLGPPHRSSRMGAFRRRRGLSSSASVFRK